One Halalkalicoccus sp. CG83 DNA segment encodes these proteins:
- a CDS encoding tyrosine-type recombinase/integrase has protein sequence MGLHPGNYARAGLAQESMPDRSTTQQIEQQFWTPKQREQILNYVNKRAHDAIDEKRFDAEIEARDRALVAVLAFTGVRGSEIFRSEHDNRTGRQGLRWRDVDLDEQTISVLGKTQQRQSAWLLEQAIPALERYQTISDSASDEWPVFPTKHAPSLYQCARTHLREVEDKDKETIEGILEEHTIETVLRDYQIAITTTGARSIMKRLCKATDIDVLTPPEGPGYLQLHGARRGIGDTFYRMDRGTAQDLLRHQSLETTKGTIRISTQLRGLNAQAKCLINLKVVDESLRAELNSSTALPALEGLTPTP, from the coding sequence ATGGGGCTACATCCGGGAAATTACGCCCGAGCAGGTCTCGCCCAGGAGTCGATGCCTGACCGGTCCACGACACAGCAAATCGAACAGCAGTTCTGGACACCGAAGCAGCGAGAACAGATCCTCAACTACGTCAACAAACGCGCTCACGACGCTATTGACGAGAAGAGATTCGACGCCGAGATAGAGGCACGCGATCGGGCCCTCGTTGCTGTACTGGCGTTTACGGGCGTTCGTGGCTCCGAGATCTTCCGTTCCGAACACGACAACCGTACCGGTCGTCAGGGACTCCGATGGCGTGACGTCGATCTCGACGAACAGACGATCTCCGTGCTCGGGAAGACTCAACAACGCCAGTCCGCTTGGTTACTCGAGCAAGCGATTCCTGCCCTCGAGCGCTATCAGACAATTAGTGACTCGGCATCCGACGAGTGGCCAGTGTTCCCTACGAAACACGCACCCTCGCTCTATCAGTGTGCACGGACGCACCTTCGTGAAGTAGAAGATAAAGACAAAGAAACAATCGAAGGGATTCTCGAAGAGCACACAATTGAGACGGTACTACGGGACTACCAGATTGCGATCACGACAACGGGCGCTCGAAGTATAATGAAACGCCTCTGTAAGGCGACAGATATCGACGTTCTCACGCCACCAGAGGGACCAGGCTACCTACAACTTCACGGAGCTCGTCGCGGAATTGGCGATACGTTCTATCGAATGGATCGTGGAACGGCGCAGGACTTGCTCCGGCACCAGAGCCTTGAAACCACGAAAGGCACTATTCGCATATCGACGCAACTGAGGGGGCTAAACGCGCAAGCGAAATGCTTGATCAATCTGAAGGTAGTTGACGAAAGTTTGAGAGCGGAATTGAATTCCAGTACTGCACTACCTGCGTTAGAAGGTTTGACACCCACTCCATGA
- a CDS encoding MarR family transcriptional regulator, whose protein sequence is MAVTVDSTDGLETDLHHNAVNVLLAIYDQEDKTATTTEIRHVTGISSANISGGHAQKLEERGLIEKTGSVETEAPIATNEYVVTPRGLKESKRLLKQTPAEIPMSEGKKLALLNFLEEHREEIKEFSAQSEQTSSIDEQQLDDLADQVEENTEKLDDHASAFERVFNILDKKVLS, encoded by the coding sequence ATGGCCGTCACTGTCGACTCTACAGACGGACTTGAGACAGACCTCCATCACAATGCCGTTAATGTCCTCCTCGCCATCTACGACCAGGAGGACAAGACAGCGACCACCACGGAGATCAGGCACGTCACAGGGATCTCGAGCGCCAATATTTCGGGCGGCCACGCTCAGAAACTCGAGGAGAGAGGGCTGATCGAAAAGACAGGTTCCGTCGAAACCGAGGCCCCAATCGCGACGAACGAGTACGTGGTAACTCCTCGAGGATTAAAGGAATCAAAGCGTCTTTTAAAACAGACGCCCGCAGAGATTCCGATGTCTGAGGGCAAGAAACTGGCTCTCCTGAACTTTCTCGAGGAGCACCGCGAAGAAATAAAGGAGTTCTCCGCACAGTCGGAGCAGACATCCTCGATCGACGAGCAGCAGTTGGACGATCTCGCCGACCAGGTCGAGGAGAACACGGAGAAGTTAGACGACCACGCCTCAGCGTTCGAGCGTGTCTTCAACATCCTAGACAAGAAGGTCCTGAGCTGA
- a CDS encoding amidohydrolase gives MTTIHNANIVEIRRDLHAYPETGWTEFRTTALVAAELDRLGYKLYLGSDAIAVDERLGVPSDDELAGALRRAQEADAPEEYLDRMNGVTGLIGEKRFGDGTGPTVGVRVDMDALDRTEAGDNTHRPAQEGFASRYPDKMHACGHDGHTAIGIGIARTLENDDEAEFNGTLKLFFQPAEEGGRGGLPMSRTPHLENIDYFFALHLGLGNETGKIIAGYDRPLSNAKLDVEFSGEPAHAGKAPEKGKNALQAAATAIQNLYAIPRHSDGATRINVGKLTSLNAQNVIAERTEMRVEVRGETAALNESMLDAAERILIHSAAMHNVNLETELYGKSTTFVSDQSAIDIVTKAASTIDNVDEIVEQETIGASEDASFLINRVQELGGKCTYVGIGASNTAGHHTAYFDIDETALQIGVDVLVQTITRCAIE, from the coding sequence GTGACTACTATTCACAACGCCAATATCGTGGAGATTCGGCGTGATCTCCACGCCTATCCAGAAACCGGTTGGACGGAATTCCGAACGACTGCATTGGTGGCCGCAGAACTTGATCGGTTGGGGTATAAACTGTATCTGGGCTCTGACGCCATCGCTGTTGATGAACGACTCGGAGTTCCGAGCGATGATGAACTTGCAGGTGCGCTCCGGCGAGCACAAGAGGCCGATGCACCAGAAGAGTATCTCGATCGGATGAATGGTGTTACCGGTCTCATTGGCGAAAAGCGGTTTGGCGACGGTACTGGTCCAACTGTCGGGGTTCGAGTTGATATGGATGCTCTAGATCGAACGGAGGCAGGCGATAACACCCACCGACCGGCACAAGAGGGGTTTGCAAGCCGATACCCTGACAAAATGCATGCGTGTGGACATGATGGACATACAGCGATCGGTATTGGGATTGCACGCACTCTCGAAAACGACGACGAAGCTGAGTTCAATGGGACTTTGAAGCTGTTTTTCCAGCCTGCGGAGGAAGGGGGTCGAGGCGGTCTTCCAATGAGTAGGACACCGCATCTCGAAAATATCGACTACTTTTTCGCGCTTCATCTTGGGCTGGGCAACGAAACTGGGAAAATAATCGCCGGTTACGATCGGCCGCTCTCGAATGCCAAGCTTGATGTCGAGTTCAGTGGAGAACCTGCACATGCAGGGAAAGCACCAGAAAAAGGAAAGAACGCGCTACAAGCCGCAGCTACAGCGATACAGAACCTCTACGCAATTCCTAGACACAGCGATGGAGCGACCCGAATTAATGTTGGTAAACTCACATCATTAAATGCGCAGAATGTCATCGCAGAACGAACAGAAATGCGCGTTGAAGTCCGCGGAGAAACTGCTGCTCTTAATGAATCTATGCTTGACGCCGCAGAACGTATTCTCATCCACTCGGCTGCAATGCATAATGTTAACCTTGAAACCGAGCTCTACGGAAAATCGACAACGTTCGTCAGCGATCAAAGTGCTATTGACATTGTAACTAAAGCAGCCTCGACCATAGACAACGTCGATGAGATCGTTGAACAGGAAACAATCGGTGCAAGTGAAGACGCATCGTTTCTCATTAACCGTGTTCAGGAGTTAGGTGGAAAATGCACATACGTTGGTATTGGAGCAAGCAATACTGCGGGTCATCATACCGCCTATTTTGATATTGATGAAACCGCGCTTCAGATCGGTGTTGATGTCCTAGTTCAGACAATTACTCGGTGCGCAATAGAGTAG
- a CDS encoding ParA family protein, giving the protein MLSYAIYSEAGGVGKTTLSANLAVAHARAGLDVLVIPLDPQDGDLSYLFDVDQDRADSEADTLVHHLVNRGKGEFQALIRTVEHGVDIIPEHNRLEDLGEALRKEQEARSDFGESFPMWTQLQRVLREANIHQHYDVLIVDPPASSGPQLYNALDATRNLVLPLEPSGKGQASVSGLDDLVTNLEEQLEINIGVLAAVPNRVKGTRDQDTIIEEIQAQGFEVPVIFRDRTSLLEGCWRKKCSAFTYIDKHRSRHRDYELETLAQFDQLARHLEAQGDIEAPNPPEPGSLDHERETKGVQA; this is encoded by the coding sequence ATGCTCTCGTATGCGATATACAGTGAGGCTGGAGGCGTAGGGAAAACAACACTTAGCGCGAACCTAGCTGTCGCACATGCACGGGCAGGGTTGGACGTTCTCGTGATTCCACTAGATCCACAAGATGGTGATTTGAGCTATCTGTTCGATGTGGATCAAGACCGAGCCGATAGCGAGGCCGATACACTCGTACATCATCTCGTCAATCGTGGGAAAGGGGAGTTTCAGGCTCTCATACGCACAGTCGAACACGGAGTCGATATTATTCCAGAACACAACCGACTCGAGGATCTCGGTGAAGCACTCCGCAAAGAGCAAGAGGCACGAAGTGACTTCGGAGAGTCATTCCCAATGTGGACACAGCTACAACGTGTCCTTCGAGAAGCAAACATTCACCAACACTATGACGTCTTGATCGTTGATCCACCAGCAAGCTCGGGTCCACAGCTCTACAACGCATTAGACGCCACCCGGAATCTAGTTCTCCCGCTTGAGCCATCTGGAAAAGGTCAAGCGTCGGTTAGTGGCTTAGACGACTTAGTCACAAACCTCGAAGAGCAGTTAGAGATCAATATTGGTGTCCTCGCTGCGGTCCCGAACCGAGTGAAAGGGACGCGTGATCAAGATACGATTATCGAGGAAATACAAGCACAGGGCTTTGAGGTGCCTGTGATTTTCCGCGATCGAACATCTCTACTAGAGGGATGCTGGCGCAAGAAATGTAGTGCGTTCACGTACATCGATAAGCACCGCAGTCGCCATCGTGACTACGAACTCGAAACACTAGCCCAGTTCGACCAACTCGCTCGTCATCTCGAAGCACAAGGAGACATTGAGGCACCAAATCCGCCGGAGCCAGGAAGTCTTGACCACGAGCGTGAAACCAAGGGGGTCCAAGCATGA
- a CDS encoding SRPBCC domain-containing protein produces MTTNSNGDDGQQSDNRTDERTMIVSRVIETPPERVYEAFLDPDELVQWLPPTGFSAEVHQLEPEEGGTFRMTFTGETEELAEYGSTFGGTYRELVPGKRIVHTDAFETDDPAIADEMTVTVTFEEVPEGTEVTVRQEGIPEAIPPEDSHAGWTDSLGQLAGLVEGA; encoded by the coding sequence ATGACAACCAACAGTAATGGTGACGACGGACAGCAGAGCGACAATCGGACCGACGAGCGGACCATGATCGTGAGTCGCGTCATCGAGACGCCGCCCGAGCGGGTCTACGAGGCGTTCCTCGACCCGGACGAGTTGGTCCAGTGGCTCCCGCCGACGGGATTTTCGGCCGAGGTCCACCAGCTTGAACCCGAGGAGGGTGGCACTTTCCGCATGACGTTCACGGGAGAGACTGAGGAGCTCGCTGAGTACGGCTCGACCTTTGGCGGCACCTACCGGGAGCTCGTCCCCGGCAAGCGCATTGTCCACACTGACGCGTTCGAGACCGACGACCCGGCGATAGCCGACGAGATGACGGTGACAGTCACCTTCGAGGAGGTCCCCGAGGGAACCGAGGTGACCGTCCGCCAGGAGGGAATCCCCGAGGCCATCCCACCTGAGGACTCCCACGCCGGGTGGACCGACTCGCTCGGGCAACTCGCAGGGCTGGTGGAGGGAGCATAA
- a CDS encoding alpha/beta hydrolase, with protein sequence MNRKTHRWPFLTGTIGTVGGIARFSGPAGEQERGEQWDWKPTAHDVTAHDGHRLQVWERTFAEDPDEAVLFIHGATYHALSRFDPPVAEDFGWLNFVAEHGQAAYAVDMYGYGESEPPAAYEQPPEENKPIARLSREADDLIDTLNFIRKKEGFDRVHCIGHSLGTWRVRALYNKYDPQFATVTLYAGSYQDIDMEGDPEDPAYGTETREEFLEDWNAAIPKGEDRDQWIGGDQFTADEVQETIWKTLFDSNQAADDDPQTIFTPSIYMDEDRHPKQIIDPTLVIRGSNDTLITREGALNLYDAVGATNHQKQYTEIAGGTHALLNEAKRRQLFDTTYHFQTMY encoded by the coding sequence ATGAATAGGAAAACCCATAGATGGCCCTTTTTAACTGGAACCATTGGAACCGTCGGAGGGATAGCAAGATTCTCTGGACCGGCGGGGGAACAAGAGAGAGGCGAACAGTGGGATTGGAAGCCCACTGCCCATGATGTAACGGCACATGACGGCCATCGCCTCCAGGTGTGGGAGCGTACCTTCGCTGAAGATCCTGACGAAGCAGTCCTATTCATCCATGGGGCAACCTATCATGCACTCTCAAGGTTTGACCCACCAGTTGCTGAAGATTTTGGATGGTTAAATTTCGTAGCGGAGCATGGACAAGCGGCCTATGCTGTGGATATGTATGGATATGGCGAATCTGAGCCACCTGCAGCATATGAGCAGCCACCTGAGGAAAATAAACCAATAGCAAGGTTAAGCAGGGAAGCGGATGATCTGATCGATACCTTGAATTTTATACGAAAGAAGGAAGGGTTCGATCGCGTTCACTGCATTGGCCACAGCCTCGGTACTTGGAGGGTTCGTGCATTGTATAACAAGTATGACCCTCAGTTCGCAACAGTTACTCTTTATGCGGGATCATATCAGGACATCGATATGGAAGGCGATCCAGAGGATCCTGCCTACGGCACTGAAACCCGCGAAGAATTCTTAGAGGATTGGAATGCGGCAATCCCTAAAGGAGAAGACCGTGATCAATGGATTGGCGGTGATCAATTCACAGCTGACGAAGTACAAGAAACGATCTGGAAGACCCTCTTTGATAGCAATCAAGCGGCGGATGACGATCCACAGACAATATTCACGCCATCCATCTATATGGATGAGGACCGGCACCCCAAACAGATTATTGATCCCACGCTAGTTATTCGAGGCTCAAATGACACACTCATAACTCGTGAGGGTGCGCTAAATCTGTACGACGCTGTTGGAGCGACGAACCATCAAAAACAATATACAGAGATCGCTGGTGGCACACATGCTCTTTTAAATGAGGCAAAGCGCCGACAGTTGTTCGATACTACTTATCACTTTCAGACAATGTATTAA
- a CDS encoding ArsR/SmtB family transcription factor: MVEQPPNDLDLDAIFQALAHPIRRDILEQVADGPESVGELAEPHDVSLAAVSKHLHVLEDAGLIEIEKDGRVRRCHLTAAPLSAAFGWLTQYRVFWEDRFDALTIHLEEEDQ; the protein is encoded by the coding sequence ATGGTTGAACAACCGCCGAACGACCTGGATCTCGACGCGATATTCCAAGCGTTGGCGCACCCAATCCGTCGAGACATCCTCGAACAGGTAGCCGACGGGCCGGAAAGCGTCGGCGAGCTAGCCGAGCCCCACGACGTCTCACTGGCAGCCGTGTCCAAGCATCTACACGTGCTTGAGGACGCGGGCCTGATCGAGATCGAAAAGGATGGTCGCGTTCGCCGCTGCCACCTTACCGCCGCGCCACTCAGTGCTGCTTTCGGCTGGCTGACACAATACCGCGTTTTCTGGGAGGACAGGTTCGACGCGTTGACTATCCACCTAGAGGAAGAAGACCAATGA
- a CDS encoding DUF7342 family protein, whose product MSVDYGDLRTGNGLSTHRIPVTQYLDEGREVYETHSVDELAQSLDEIRTQIETWQAEYEVSTPNALRATIATVDQTEAEQRRDIAIEWDHIEIRLTIIEDALRLYDRFPDDQQLVA is encoded by the coding sequence ATGAGCGTCGATTACGGCGACTTGAGAACGGGGAACGGACTCTCTACTCACCGGATTCCTGTTACACAATACCTTGATGAGGGGCGAGAGGTCTATGAGACACACTCCGTTGATGAGTTAGCTCAATCTCTCGACGAAATCCGGACGCAGATAGAGACCTGGCAAGCGGAATACGAGGTTTCAACACCGAACGCACTCCGTGCGACGATCGCTACCGTCGATCAAACAGAAGCCGAACAGCGCCGTGACATCGCAATCGAATGGGATCATATCGAAATACGTCTCACTATCATTGAAGACGCGCTGAGACTCTATGATCGCTTTCCTGACGACCAGCAACTAGTAGCATAG
- a CDS encoding DUF7342 family protein: MAWSDQPAADRVHWIAESLSEPQTAHWVADQAEVSPATARKYLEKLADERRLRRLENGERTLYSPDSCYTIP, from the coding sequence ATGGCTTGGAGCGACCAACCTGCTGCTGATCGTGTACACTGGATCGCTGAGTCACTAAGCGAACCCCAGACTGCACATTGGGTCGCTGACCAAGCAGAAGTCTCACCAGCAACCGCTCGGAAGTACCTCGAAAAACTTGCTGATGAGCGTCGATTACGGCGACTTGAGAACGGGGAACGGACTCTCTACTCACCGGATTCCTGTTACACAATACCTTGA
- a CDS encoding orc1/cdc6 family replication initiation protein: protein MPTFSFKPTGSIFKEREALLEEWTPDELVGRDEELTQYHAALQPVIEGETPSNVFIYGKSGVGKTAATRFLLERLERDATNIDGLNLHTIEINCDGLNTSYQTAVAIVNKLRDPANQISNTGYPQASVYQFLFDELDQLGGTVLIVLDEVDHIKDDSLLYKLPRARSNGDITNAKLGVIGISNDLNFRKQLNSKVRSSLCEKEVSFSAYDATELCEVLRQREAVAFQQNVLEDGVIDLCAAFGAKDSGDARQALDLLLESGDIARETNADHVIESHVRQARERLQTDQIVKGIDNYSQHGQLVLWALTILEEQGDSPVRTREIRQPYETLCEHEGSEPISDRAIREYLAELETLGIISSTQINRGKGGGKYKKHELDQPVSSVKSGLKELLELDADA, encoded by the coding sequence ATGCCCACATTTAGCTTCAAACCAACTGGAAGCATCTTCAAAGAACGGGAAGCTCTGCTCGAAGAATGGACGCCCGATGAGCTGGTCGGTCGCGATGAGGAACTCACTCAATATCACGCTGCACTCCAGCCTGTCATCGAAGGTGAAACCCCATCTAACGTCTTCATTTACGGAAAAAGCGGTGTCGGTAAAACCGCAGCTACTCGCTTCCTCCTGGAACGACTCGAACGTGATGCCACAAACATCGATGGGCTAAATCTTCATACTATTGAAATCAACTGCGACGGCCTCAACACCAGCTACCAAACCGCGGTCGCGATCGTCAACAAACTCCGCGACCCAGCAAACCAGATCTCCAATACAGGCTATCCCCAAGCATCCGTCTATCAATTCCTGTTCGACGAGCTTGACCAGCTCGGCGGCACCGTTCTCATTGTCCTTGACGAGGTAGACCATATCAAAGATGACAGCCTTCTGTATAAATTACCACGCGCTCGGTCGAACGGTGATATAACAAACGCAAAACTCGGCGTTATCGGGATTTCGAATGACCTGAACTTCAGAAAACAGCTGAACTCGAAAGTGCGCTCCAGCCTCTGTGAGAAGGAAGTCTCGTTCAGCGCCTACGACGCCACAGAACTCTGTGAAGTCTTACGACAACGTGAAGCCGTCGCCTTCCAACAAAACGTTCTAGAGGACGGCGTGATCGATCTCTGCGCCGCGTTCGGCGCAAAGGACTCGGGTGACGCTCGCCAAGCATTGGACCTGCTGCTTGAAAGCGGAGACATCGCTCGAGAAACCAACGCTGATCACGTAATAGAATCCCATGTCCGCCAAGCTCGGGAACGGCTTCAAACCGATCAGATAGTCAAAGGAATTGATAATTATTCCCAGCATGGGCAACTCGTGCTATGGGCGCTCACTATCCTCGAAGAACAAGGCGACTCACCCGTACGAACACGAGAAATCAGGCAGCCGTACGAGACATTATGCGAACATGAAGGAAGTGAGCCAATCTCCGACCGAGCAATTCGTGAATACCTTGCTGAACTCGAAACACTTGGGATCATTTCCTCAACCCAGATCAATCGCGGAAAGGGAGGAGGAAAGTACAAAAAACACGAACTGGATCAACCCGTCTCCAGTGTGAAATCCGGTCTGAAAGAGCTCTTAGAACTTGATGCAGACGCCTAA
- a CDS encoding FxLYD domain-containing protein: MKNSQLTTRRVFITLSGTALATISGCLGFLGIGSNSEAGSNSESGSDGGTTDESTTSDDLPEQEPNSSENTTAPENEPNDTDTEAVANESTEAGNEENEAAVPESNPQNDPSQTEPADPNTTEPPTSDDIELVESSFSTNTNKATITVRNTADERVNSIDLWVVFYTDSGQQVDEGMNGATGVDPDQTVTITVPSEASDATTFEIQRVMVST, encoded by the coding sequence ATGAAAAACTCCCAACTGACGACGCGACGCGTCTTCATTACACTCAGTGGAACCGCACTCGCAACCATCTCTGGCTGCCTTGGCTTTCTCGGGATCGGCAGCAACTCTGAGGCAGGATCCAACTCCGAGTCAGGATCTGACGGTGGCACTACCGACGAGTCCACTACCAGCGACGACCTCCCTGAACAAGAGCCAAACTCCTCGGAGAACACTACTGCACCAGAGAACGAACCCAATGATACCGATACTGAGGCCGTCGCCAATGAGAGCACCGAGGCCGGGAACGAAGAGAACGAAGCCGCCGTTCCCGAGTCAAACCCGCAGAACGATCCGTCACAGACCGAGCCTGCGGATCCGAACACGACCGAACCACCCACCTCTGACGATATTGAACTTGTCGAGAGCAGCTTTTCGACGAACACCAACAAGGCAACGATCACGGTCCGAAACACCGCCGACGAGCGTGTCAACTCGATCGACCTCTGGGTTGTCTTCTACACTGACTCCGGCCAGCAGGTCGATGAGGGGATGAACGGCGCGACCGGCGTCGACCCCGACCAAACCGTCACGATCACCGTCCCGTCCGAGGCATCCGACGCAACGACCTTCGAGATCCAGCGCGTCATGGTGTCGACTTGA